One genomic window of Falco peregrinus isolate bFalPer1 chromosome 18, bFalPer1.pri, whole genome shotgun sequence includes the following:
- the NFE2L1 gene encoding endoplasmic reticulum membrane sensor NFE2L1 isoform X3 has product MRKDIDLIDILWRQDIDLGAGREIFDYSHRQKESEVDKELSDGRERGDSWRSGGNEVLDRNLLVDGETGESFPAQVPGAEDQTALSLEECLRLLEATFPFGENSEFPAADVSTLSEAVPGESRSAGIQTSLLSPLLTETESPFDLEQQWQDLMSIMEMQAMEVNNTTAETLYNGTSGDLLTSNYSLAPNTPINQNVSLHQASLGSCSQDFSLFSSEIESPSMAGSSALLQLAPDNSTGLNTTFGSTNLSGIFFPPQLNSTVNETAGPELPDPLGGLLDEAMLDEISLMDLAIEEGFNPVQASQLEEEFDSDSGLSLDSGHSPASLSSSEASSSSSSSSSSSSSSSSSFSEEGAVGYSSDSENVDFEEAEGAVGYQPEYSKFCRMSYQDPSQLHYLPYLEHVGHNHTYNMAPGALDPEEPKLPSAGKKSSKEKPSEFLDKQMSRDEHRARAMKIPFTNDKIINLPVEEFNELLSKYQLSEAQLSLIRDIRRRGKNKMAAQNCRKRKLDTILNLERDVEDLQRDKSKLLREKVEFLKSIRQMKQKVQNLYQEVFGRLRDENGQPYSPSQYALQYASDGSVILIPRAVADQQARRQERKQKDRRK; this is encoded by the exons atGAGAAAG GACATCGATTTGATTGACATCCTGTGGAGACAGGATATTGATCTCGGCGCTGGGCGAGAGATTTTTGACTACAGCCACCGTCAGAAAGAGAGCGAAGTGGACAAAGAGCTGAGCGATGGGAGGGAGCGCGGGGACAGCTGGAGGAGCGGAGGGAATGAGGTCTTGGATAGAAACCTACTAGTTGATGGAGAGACCGGGGAGAGTTTCCCTGCGCAG GTGCCTGGTGCGGAGGATCAGACAGCCCTGTCCCTGGAGGAGTGCCTTAGGCTGCTGGAGGCCACCTTCCCTTTCGGGGAGAATTCGGAG TTTCCAGCTGCGGATGTCTCCACCCTGAGCGAAGCCGTGCCCGGTGAGAGCAGGTCTGCGGGCATCCAGACCAGCCTGCTGTCTCCTCTCCTCACCGAGACCGAGTCGCCCTTCGATctggagcagcagtggcaggacCTCATGTCTATCATGGAAATGCAG GCTATGGAAGTGAACAACACAACTGCTGAAACCCTCTATAACGGCACAAGCGGAGACCTGCTGACTTCTAACTACAGCCTCGCTCCGAACACTCCCATCAATCAGAATGTCAGCCTGCATCAGGCCTCTCTGGGTAGCTGCTCACAGGACTTCTCCCTCTTCAGCTCCGAAATTGAAAGCCCCTCCATGGccggcagctcagccctgctccagctggcgCCGGACAACTCCACCGGCCTCAACACCACCTTCGGCTCCACCAACCTGAGCGGCATCTTCTTCCCTCCGCAGCTGAACAGCACCGTCAACGAGACGGCTGGCCCCGAGCTGCCGGACCCGCTGGGAGGTCTGCTGGACGAAGCCATGCTCGATGAGATCAGCCTGATGGACTTGGCGATTGAAGAAGGTTTCAACCCAGTGCAGGCCTCGCAGCTGGAAGAGGAGTTTGATTCAGACTCGGGTCTTTCTCTGGATTCTGGCCACAGTCCGGCTTCTCTGAGCAGCTCAGAAGcctcgtcctcctcctcctcctcttcttcctcctcgtcgtcctcctcctcctcgtttTCTGAGGAAGGAGCTGTCGGCTACAGCTCCGACTCCGAAAACGTGGACTTTGAAGAAGCGGAAGGGGCGGTTGGATACCAGCCAGAGTACAGCAAGTTCTGCCGCATGAGCTACCAGGACCCGTCGCAGCTCCATTACTTGCCTTACCTGGAGCACGTTGGCCACAACCACACCTACAACATGGCACCGGGGGCCCTGGATCCCGAGGAACCCAAACTGCCCAGCGCGGGGAAGAAGAGCAGCAAGGAGAAGCCCTCCGAGTTCCTGGATAAGCAGATGAGCAGGGACGAGCATCGAGCCAGAGCCATGAAGATCCCCTTCACCAACGACAAGATCATCAACCTGCCTGTGGAGGAGTTCAACGAGCTCCTGTCCAAGTACCAGCTCAGCGAGGCGCAGCTGAGCCTGATCCGCGACATCAGGAGGCGAGGCAAGAACAAGATGGCTGCCCAGAACTGCCGCAAGAGGAAGCTGGACACCATCCTCAACTTGGAACGGGACGTCGAGGACTTGCAACGGGACAAGTCCAAACTGCTCAGGGAGAAGGTGGAATTCCTCAAATCCATCCGCCAGATGAAGCAAAAGGTGCAGAACCTCTACCAGGAAGTGTTCGGCCGCCTGCGGGACGAGAACGGGCAGCCCTACTCCCCCAGCCAGTACGCCCTGCAGTACGCCAGCGACGGCAGCGTCATTTTGATACCTCGCGCTGTGGCTGACCAGCAGGCCCGGCGGCAGGAGCGCAAACAGAAGGACCGGAGGAAGTGA
- the CDK5RAP3 gene encoding CDK5 regulatory subunit-associated protein 3, producing MQVPPQDYQNVPIDIQTGKLLDWLVDRRHCNLKWQSRVLAVREKINAAMQDMPENEEIKQLLAGGSLHYFHCLRIVEILKGTEASTKNLFGRYSSQRMKDWQEIVSLYEKENTYLAELASLLVRSISYEIPSLRKQISRCQQAQQDFARREEECQLGAAELRERFFAACKQYGITGDNVRQELLALVKDLPSLLSEIGAGASTLSEAIELYQACVEFVCESSTEVVVPLLRHVGRRGNTTVYEWRTGLQPLRVERPEVEEVPEQPKEDTIDWGDFTLEPTRADEGAAANGGAQGEEIDWGITLEPGPQQDDGIDWGGGESQEVQITVMEAGTEVPEGVACGSDALTLLENTETRSQFIDELMELELFLSQRLVEMEEEADIVSMSQFQLAPAVLQGQSSARVGSLLATTRALLGQLCTRSMQHLFIILASPRYVDRVSELLRRRLRQAELLLAKAAAMRQKQREALAEQGALEPQLDRLLEKTKELQKLIEADISKRYSGRPVNLMGVSL from the exons atGCAG GTCCCTCCCCAGGACTACCAGAACGTGCCCATCGACATCCAGACCGGCAAGCTCCTGG ACTGGCTGGTGGACAGGAGACACTGTAACCTGAAATGGCAGAGCCGGGTGCTGGCCGTCCGCGAGAAGATCAACGCAGCCATGCAGGACATGCCGGAGAACGAGGAGATAAAGCAGCTGCTGGCGGGGGGCT CCCTGCACTACTTCCACTGCCTGAGGATCGTGGAGATCCTCAAGGGTACTGAGGCTTCCACCAAGAACCTCTTTGGACGCTACTCATCCCAGCGCATGAAG GACTGGCAGGAGATCGTGTCCCTCTACGAGAAGGAGAACACCTACCTGG CCGAGCTCGCCAGCCTCCTGGTGCGCAGCATCAGCTACGAGATCCCCTCGCTGAGGAAGCAGATCAGCCGGTGCCAGCAGGCCCAGCAGGACTTCGCCCGCCGTGAGGAGGAGTGTCAGCTGGGGGCGGCTGAGCTGCGGGAGCGGTTCTTCGCCGCCTGCAAGCAGTACGGTATCACC GGTGACAACGTGcgccaggagctgctggccttGGTGAAGGACCTGCCATCGCTGCTGTCTGAGATCGGGGCGGGAGCCAGCACGCTCTCCGAGGCCATCGAGCTGTACCAGGCCTGCGTGGAGTTTGTGTGTGAGAG CTCCACAGAGGTGGTGGTGCCCCTGCTGCGGCATGTGGGGAGGAGAGGCAACACGACCGTCTACGAGTGGAGGAcggggctccagcccctgcgGGTGGAGCGGCCGGAGGTGGAAGAGGTGCCGGAGCAGCCAAAGGAGGACACG ATCGACTGGGGAGACTTCACGCTGGAGCCCACCAGGGCGGATGAGGGTGCTGCTGCCAATGGGGGAGCCCAGGGTGAAGAGATCGACTGGGGGATCACACTGGAGCCCGGTCCCCAG CAGGATGATGGCATTGACTGGGGAGGTGGTGAAAGCCAGGAGGTGCAGATCACGGTGATGGAGGCTGGCACTGAGG TGCCTGAGGGGGTTGCCTGCGGCTCTGACGCGCTGACACTCCTGGAAAACACCGAGACCCGGAGCCAGTTCATCGATGAGCTGATGGAG ctgGAGCTGTTCCTGTCCCAGCGCCTGGtggagatggaggaggaggctgaCATCGTCTCCATGAGCCAGTTCCAGCTGGCCCCCGCCGTACTGCAGGGCCAGAGCAGCGCCCGTGTGGGCTCCCTGCTGGCCACCACGCGGGCCCTGCTGGGCCAGCTCTGCACCCGCAGCATGCAGCACCTCTTCATCATCCTCGCCTCCCCCAG GTACGTGGACCGTGTGAGCGAGCTGCTGCGGCggaggctgaggcaggcggagctgctgctggccaaggcgGCGGCCATGAGGCAGAAGCAGCGGGAGGCCCTGGCGGAGCAGGGTGCCCTGGAGCCCCAGCTCGACCGTCTGCTGGAGAAGACCAAGGAGCTGCAGAAGCTG ATCGAAGCAGACATCTCCAAGCGCTACAGCGGGCGGCCGGTGAACCTGATGGGGGTCTCTCTGTGA
- the PNPO gene encoding pyridoxine-5'-phosphate oxidase, translating into MDLGPLRSPYRGDAEAFEEQHLTSRDPIQQFQAWFEEAVGCPAVGEANAMCLATCTRDGRPSARMVLLKGFGQDGFRFFTNHESRKGKELDANPFAALVFYWEPLNRQVRIEGSVKRLPEEESERYFHSRPKSSQIGAVVSRQSTVIPDREYLRKKNAELEERYREMLVPKPAYWGGYILYPEVMEFWQGQTNRLHDRIVFRRLRDGSAPLGDMTHQGEGDWVFERFSP; encoded by the exons ATGGACCTGGGCCCGCTGCGGAGCCCCTACCGGGGGGACGCGGAG gccTTCGAAGAGCAGCACCTGACCTCCCGTGACCCTATCCAGCAGTTCCAAGCGTGGTTCGAGGAGGCCGTGGGCTGCCCGGCCGTCGGAGAGGCGAACGCCATGTGCTTGGCCACCTGCACCAg GGACGGGAGGCCCTCGGCCCGCATGGTGCTGCTGAAGGGCTTTGGGCAGGATGGCTTCCGCTTCTTCACCAACCACGAGAGCCGTaaggggaaggagctg GACGCCAACCCCTTCGCTGCGCTCGTCTTCTACTGGGAGCCCCTCAACCGGCAG GTACGGATCGAGGGCTCGGTGAAGCGGCTGCCGGAGGAGGAATCCGAGCGGTACTTCCACTCCCGCCCCAAGAGCAGCCAGATCGGGGCTGTGGTCAGCCGGCAGAGCACCGTCATTCCGGACAGGGAG tATTTAAGGAAGAAGAATGCGGAGCTGGAGGAACGGtacagggagatgctggtgccGAAGCCAGCGTACTG GGGGGGCTACATCCTGTATCCAGAGGTCATGGAGTTCTGGCAGGGCCAAACCAACCGCCTGCACGACCGCATCGTCTTCCGACGCCTGCGGGATGGCTCGGCCCCCCTGGGAGACATGACGCACCAGGGAGAGGGCGATTGGGTCTTCGAGCGCTTCTCCCCATGA
- the NFE2L1 gene encoding endoplasmic reticulum membrane sensor NFE2L1 isoform X1, with translation MLSLKKYFTEGLIQFTILLSLIGVRVDVDTYLNSQLPPLREIILGQSSAYTQTQFHNLRNTLDGYGIHPKSVDLDYYFTARRLLNQVRALDRFQVPTTEVNAWLVHRDPEGSVSSSQPSTGIALENGSGLQDGSSPDNGVRESGAEQGFGEELEDLGAVAAPVNGDLTKEDIDLIDILWRQDIDLGAGREIFDYSHRQKESEVDKELSDGRERGDSWRSGGNEVLDRNLLVDGETGESFPAQVPGAEDQTALSLEECLRLLEATFPFGENSEFPAADVSTLSEAVPGESRSAGIQTSLLSPLLTETESPFDLEQQWQDLMSIMEMQAMEVNNTTAETLYNGTSGDLLTSNYSLAPNTPINQNVSLHQASLGSCSQDFSLFSSEIESPSMAGSSALLQLAPDNSTGLNTTFGSTNLSGIFFPPQLNSTVNETAGPELPDPLGGLLDEAMLDEISLMDLAIEEGFNPVQASQLEEEFDSDSGLSLDSGHSPASLSSSEASSSSSSSSSSSSSSSSSFSEEGAVGYSSDSENVDFEEAEGAVGYQPEYSKFCRMSYQDPSQLHYLPYLEHVGHNHTYNMAPGALDPEEPKLPSAGKKSSKEKPSEFLDKQMSRDEHRARAMKIPFTNDKIINLPVEEFNELLSKYQLSEAQLSLIRDIRRRGKNKMAAQNCRKRKLDTILNLERDVEDLQRDKSKLLREKVEFLKSIRQMKQKVQNLYQEVFGRLRDENGQPYSPSQYALQYASDGSVILIPRAVADQQARRQERKQKDRRK, from the exons atgctttctctgaagaaatACTTCACCGAAGGCCTCATCCAGTTCACCATTCTGCTCAGCTTGATCGGCGTTCGAGTGGACGTGGACACCTACCTGAACTCGCAGCTCCCCCCTCTCCGGGAGATCATTCTTGGCCAGAGCTCCGCTTACACACAGACCCAGTTTCATAACCTGCGTAACACCTTGGATGGATATGGCATCCACCCAAAAAGTGTAGACCTGGACTATTACTTCACTGCTCGTAGGCTGCTCAACCAGGTGAGGGCCCTGGACAGGTTTCAGGTGCCCACCACCGAAGTCAATGCCTGGTTGGTGCACAGAGACCCTGAAGGCTCCGTGTCCAGTAGCCAGCCCAGCACCGGCATCGCCCTAGAGAATGGCAGCGGTCTGCAGGATGGCAGCAGTCCTGACAATGGGGTGAGAGAGAGCGGAGCTGAGCAGGGTTTTGGGGAAGAACTGGAAGATTTGGGAGCGGTGGCTGCCCCGGTGAATGGAGACCTGACCAAAGAG GACATCGATTTGATTGACATCCTGTGGAGACAGGATATTGATCTCGGCGCTGGGCGAGAGATTTTTGACTACAGCCACCGTCAGAAAGAGAGCGAAGTGGACAAAGAGCTGAGCGATGGGAGGGAGCGCGGGGACAGCTGGAGGAGCGGAGGGAATGAGGTCTTGGATAGAAACCTACTAGTTGATGGAGAGACCGGGGAGAGTTTCCCTGCGCAG GTGCCTGGTGCGGAGGATCAGACAGCCCTGTCCCTGGAGGAGTGCCTTAGGCTGCTGGAGGCCACCTTCCCTTTCGGGGAGAATTCGGAG TTTCCAGCTGCGGATGTCTCCACCCTGAGCGAAGCCGTGCCCGGTGAGAGCAGGTCTGCGGGCATCCAGACCAGCCTGCTGTCTCCTCTCCTCACCGAGACCGAGTCGCCCTTCGATctggagcagcagtggcaggacCTCATGTCTATCATGGAAATGCAG GCTATGGAAGTGAACAACACAACTGCTGAAACCCTCTATAACGGCACAAGCGGAGACCTGCTGACTTCTAACTACAGCCTCGCTCCGAACACTCCCATCAATCAGAATGTCAGCCTGCATCAGGCCTCTCTGGGTAGCTGCTCACAGGACTTCTCCCTCTTCAGCTCCGAAATTGAAAGCCCCTCCATGGccggcagctcagccctgctccagctggcgCCGGACAACTCCACCGGCCTCAACACCACCTTCGGCTCCACCAACCTGAGCGGCATCTTCTTCCCTCCGCAGCTGAACAGCACCGTCAACGAGACGGCTGGCCCCGAGCTGCCGGACCCGCTGGGAGGTCTGCTGGACGAAGCCATGCTCGATGAGATCAGCCTGATGGACTTGGCGATTGAAGAAGGTTTCAACCCAGTGCAGGCCTCGCAGCTGGAAGAGGAGTTTGATTCAGACTCGGGTCTTTCTCTGGATTCTGGCCACAGTCCGGCTTCTCTGAGCAGCTCAGAAGcctcgtcctcctcctcctcctcttcttcctcctcgtcgtcctcctcctcctcgtttTCTGAGGAAGGAGCTGTCGGCTACAGCTCCGACTCCGAAAACGTGGACTTTGAAGAAGCGGAAGGGGCGGTTGGATACCAGCCAGAGTACAGCAAGTTCTGCCGCATGAGCTACCAGGACCCGTCGCAGCTCCATTACTTGCCTTACCTGGAGCACGTTGGCCACAACCACACCTACAACATGGCACCGGGGGCCCTGGATCCCGAGGAACCCAAACTGCCCAGCGCGGGGAAGAAGAGCAGCAAGGAGAAGCCCTCCGAGTTCCTGGATAAGCAGATGAGCAGGGACGAGCATCGAGCCAGAGCCATGAAGATCCCCTTCACCAACGACAAGATCATCAACCTGCCTGTGGAGGAGTTCAACGAGCTCCTGTCCAAGTACCAGCTCAGCGAGGCGCAGCTGAGCCTGATCCGCGACATCAGGAGGCGAGGCAAGAACAAGATGGCTGCCCAGAACTGCCGCAAGAGGAAGCTGGACACCATCCTCAACTTGGAACGGGACGTCGAGGACTTGCAACGGGACAAGTCCAAACTGCTCAGGGAGAAGGTGGAATTCCTCAAATCCATCCGCCAGATGAAGCAAAAGGTGCAGAACCTCTACCAGGAAGTGTTCGGCCGCCTGCGGGACGAGAACGGGCAGCCCTACTCCCCCAGCCAGTACGCCCTGCAGTACGCCAGCGACGGCAGCGTCATTTTGATACCTCGCGCTGTGGCTGACCAGCAGGCCCGGCGGCAGGAGCGCAAACAGAAGGACCGGAGGAAGTGA
- the NFE2L1 gene encoding endoplasmic reticulum membrane sensor NFE2L1 isoform X2, which produces MLSLKKYFTEGLIQFTILLSLIGVRVDVDTYLNSQLPPLREIILGQSSAYTQTQFHNLRNTLDGYGIHPKSVDLDYYFTARRLLNQVRALDRFQVPTTEVNAWLVHRDPEGSVSSSQPSTGIALENGSGLQDGSSPDNGVRESGAEQGFGEELEDLGAVAAPVNGDLTKEVPGAEDQTALSLEECLRLLEATFPFGENSEFPAADVSTLSEAVPGESRSAGIQTSLLSPLLTETESPFDLEQQWQDLMSIMEMQAMEVNNTTAETLYNGTSGDLLTSNYSLAPNTPINQNVSLHQASLGSCSQDFSLFSSEIESPSMAGSSALLQLAPDNSTGLNTTFGSTNLSGIFFPPQLNSTVNETAGPELPDPLGGLLDEAMLDEISLMDLAIEEGFNPVQASQLEEEFDSDSGLSLDSGHSPASLSSSEASSSSSSSSSSSSSSSSSFSEEGAVGYSSDSENVDFEEAEGAVGYQPEYSKFCRMSYQDPSQLHYLPYLEHVGHNHTYNMAPGALDPEEPKLPSAGKKSSKEKPSEFLDKQMSRDEHRARAMKIPFTNDKIINLPVEEFNELLSKYQLSEAQLSLIRDIRRRGKNKMAAQNCRKRKLDTILNLERDVEDLQRDKSKLLREKVEFLKSIRQMKQKVQNLYQEVFGRLRDENGQPYSPSQYALQYASDGSVILIPRAVADQQARRQERKQKDRRK; this is translated from the exons atgctttctctgaagaaatACTTCACCGAAGGCCTCATCCAGTTCACCATTCTGCTCAGCTTGATCGGCGTTCGAGTGGACGTGGACACCTACCTGAACTCGCAGCTCCCCCCTCTCCGGGAGATCATTCTTGGCCAGAGCTCCGCTTACACACAGACCCAGTTTCATAACCTGCGTAACACCTTGGATGGATATGGCATCCACCCAAAAAGTGTAGACCTGGACTATTACTTCACTGCTCGTAGGCTGCTCAACCAGGTGAGGGCCCTGGACAGGTTTCAGGTGCCCACCACCGAAGTCAATGCCTGGTTGGTGCACAGAGACCCTGAAGGCTCCGTGTCCAGTAGCCAGCCCAGCACCGGCATCGCCCTAGAGAATGGCAGCGGTCTGCAGGATGGCAGCAGTCCTGACAATGGGGTGAGAGAGAGCGGAGCTGAGCAGGGTTTTGGGGAAGAACTGGAAGATTTGGGAGCGGTGGCTGCCCCGGTGAATGGAGACCTGACCAAAGAG GTGCCTGGTGCGGAGGATCAGACAGCCCTGTCCCTGGAGGAGTGCCTTAGGCTGCTGGAGGCCACCTTCCCTTTCGGGGAGAATTCGGAG TTTCCAGCTGCGGATGTCTCCACCCTGAGCGAAGCCGTGCCCGGTGAGAGCAGGTCTGCGGGCATCCAGACCAGCCTGCTGTCTCCTCTCCTCACCGAGACCGAGTCGCCCTTCGATctggagcagcagtggcaggacCTCATGTCTATCATGGAAATGCAG GCTATGGAAGTGAACAACACAACTGCTGAAACCCTCTATAACGGCACAAGCGGAGACCTGCTGACTTCTAACTACAGCCTCGCTCCGAACACTCCCATCAATCAGAATGTCAGCCTGCATCAGGCCTCTCTGGGTAGCTGCTCACAGGACTTCTCCCTCTTCAGCTCCGAAATTGAAAGCCCCTCCATGGccggcagctcagccctgctccagctggcgCCGGACAACTCCACCGGCCTCAACACCACCTTCGGCTCCACCAACCTGAGCGGCATCTTCTTCCCTCCGCAGCTGAACAGCACCGTCAACGAGACGGCTGGCCCCGAGCTGCCGGACCCGCTGGGAGGTCTGCTGGACGAAGCCATGCTCGATGAGATCAGCCTGATGGACTTGGCGATTGAAGAAGGTTTCAACCCAGTGCAGGCCTCGCAGCTGGAAGAGGAGTTTGATTCAGACTCGGGTCTTTCTCTGGATTCTGGCCACAGTCCGGCTTCTCTGAGCAGCTCAGAAGcctcgtcctcctcctcctcctcttcttcctcctcgtcgtcctcctcctcctcgtttTCTGAGGAAGGAGCTGTCGGCTACAGCTCCGACTCCGAAAACGTGGACTTTGAAGAAGCGGAAGGGGCGGTTGGATACCAGCCAGAGTACAGCAAGTTCTGCCGCATGAGCTACCAGGACCCGTCGCAGCTCCATTACTTGCCTTACCTGGAGCACGTTGGCCACAACCACACCTACAACATGGCACCGGGGGCCCTGGATCCCGAGGAACCCAAACTGCCCAGCGCGGGGAAGAAGAGCAGCAAGGAGAAGCCCTCCGAGTTCCTGGATAAGCAGATGAGCAGGGACGAGCATCGAGCCAGAGCCATGAAGATCCCCTTCACCAACGACAAGATCATCAACCTGCCTGTGGAGGAGTTCAACGAGCTCCTGTCCAAGTACCAGCTCAGCGAGGCGCAGCTGAGCCTGATCCGCGACATCAGGAGGCGAGGCAAGAACAAGATGGCTGCCCAGAACTGCCGCAAGAGGAAGCTGGACACCATCCTCAACTTGGAACGGGACGTCGAGGACTTGCAACGGGACAAGTCCAAACTGCTCAGGGAGAAGGTGGAATTCCTCAAATCCATCCGCCAGATGAAGCAAAAGGTGCAGAACCTCTACCAGGAAGTGTTCGGCCGCCTGCGGGACGAGAACGGGCAGCCCTACTCCCCCAGCCAGTACGCCCTGCAGTACGCCAGCGACGGCAGCGTCATTTTGATACCTCGCGCTGTGGCTGACCAGCAGGCCCGGCGGCAGGAGCGCAAACAGAAGGACCGGAGGAAGTGA
- the PRR15L gene encoding proline-rich protein 15-like protein: MADSHGWWKLTFLRKRQSVPTVLYESPDSHAAATATTATGGTREGPAEEGAPGFAARLEKLVDKSSKGKHVKVSNSGRFKEKKKVRATLAEHPNLCAAGEREEK; encoded by the coding sequence ATGGCCGACAGCCACGGCTGGTGGAAGCTGACCTTCCTGCGGAAGCGCCAGTCGGTGCCCACGGTGCTGTACGAGAGCCCCGACAGCCACGCTGCCGCCACCGCCACCACCGCCACCGGTGGGACGCGGGAAGGGCCGGCTGAGGAGGGGGCCCCTGGCTTCGCCGCCCGCCTGGAGAAGCTCGTGGACAAGAGCAGCAAGGGCAAACACGTCAAGGTCTCCAACTCGGGGCGCTtcaaggagaagaagaaagtgcGGGCGACGCTGGCTGAGCACCCCaacctctgtgctgctggagagcGGGAGGAGAAATGA